One part of the Janthinobacterium sp. 17J80-10 genome encodes these proteins:
- a CDS encoding pyridoxal phosphate-dependent aminotransferase produces MQPIRKSKKLDEVCYDIRGPVLEKARKMEDEGQKIIKLNIGNLAAFGFDAPDEIVQDMIRNMANSSGYTDSKGLFAPRKSVMHYTQEKKIAGVTIDDIYLGNGASELIVMAVNALLNSGDQVLVPAPDYPLWTAAVSLSGGTPVHYVCDEQADWTPDIDDIKKKINSNTKAIVVINPNNPTGALYPVEVLEQIIEVARQHQLIVFADEIYDKVLYDGNTHTSLASLADDVLCITFNGLSKNYRSCGFRSGWMVVSGEKKHARDYIEGLNMLSSMRLCANVPGQYAIQTALGGYQSIDDLVAPGGRLTRQRDLAHKMLTDIPGVTCVKPKSALYMFPRLDPKMYPITDDQQFAYELLAEERVLIVQGTGFNCPTPDHFRVVFLPNIDDLGDAMSRIARFLDGYRRRHGKS; encoded by the coding sequence GTGCAACCGATTCGGAAATCGAAAAAACTGGATGAAGTCTGTTACGACATCCGCGGCCCGGTGCTGGAAAAAGCCCGGAAAATGGAAGATGAAGGGCAGAAGATCATCAAGCTCAACATCGGCAACCTCGCCGCCTTCGGCTTCGATGCGCCCGACGAGATCGTCCAGGACATGATCCGCAATATGGCCAATTCGTCCGGTTACACGGATTCGAAGGGCCTGTTCGCGCCGCGCAAGTCGGTGATGCACTACACCCAGGAAAAGAAGATTGCCGGTGTCACCATCGACGACATTTACCTGGGCAATGGCGCATCCGAACTGATCGTCATGGCGGTCAATGCGCTCCTGAACAGCGGCGACCAGGTCCTGGTGCCGGCGCCGGATTACCCGCTGTGGACAGCGGCTGTCAGCCTGTCCGGCGGCACCCCGGTGCACTATGTCTGCGACGAGCAGGCCGACTGGACGCCGGATATCGACGACATCAAGAAAAAGATCAACAGCAATACCAAGGCCATCGTTGTCATCAACCCCAACAACCCCACCGGTGCGCTGTACCCGGTCGAGGTGCTGGAACAGATCATCGAAGTGGCGCGCCAGCACCAGCTGATCGTGTTTGCCGATGAAATCTATGACAAGGTGCTGTACGACGGCAATACCCATACCTCGCTGGCCTCGCTGGCCGACGACGTGCTGTGCATCACCTTCAACGGCCTGTCGAAGAATTACCGTTCCTGCGGTTTCCGCTCCGGCTGGATGGTGGTGTCGGGCGAGAAGAAGCATGCGCGCGACTATATCGAGGGCCTGAACATGCTGTCCTCGATGCGCCTGTGCGCCAACGTGCCGGGCCAGTATGCCATCCAGACCGCGCTGGGCGGTTACCAGAGCATCGATGACCTGGTGGCGCCGGGCGGCCGCCTGACGCGCCAGCGCGATCTCGCCCACAAGATGCTGACCGATATTCCCGGCGTGACCTGCGTCAAGCCGAAGTCGGCCCTGTACATGTTCCCCAGGCTCGATCCGAAGATGTACCCGATCACCGACGACCAGCAATTCGCCTATGAACTGCTGGCCGAGGAACGCGTGCTGATTGTCCAGGGCACCGGCTTCAATTGCCCGACGCCGGATCACTTCCGCGTCGTATTCCTGCCCAATATCGATGACCTGGGCGATGCGATGTCGCGCATCGCGCGCTTCCTCGACGGTTACCGCAGGCGCCACGGCAAGTCCTGA
- a CDS encoding inorganic phosphate transporter, with amino-acid sequence MQTLHISIYVLGFLILLALLFDFMNGFHDAANAIATVVSTGVLKPQNAVMLAAFFNFVAIFIFQLKVAGTVGKGTIDPMVVDHYVVFGALVGAIAWNALTWYYGIPSSSSHALIGGLVGAAVAKAGTGSLIGSGLVKTIAFIVLSPLLGFLFGTIMMILVSWLFVRSTPGKVDKWFRRLQLVSASMYSLGHGGNDAQKTMGIIWMLLIAAGVTTADEALPMWVIASCYVAIGLGTLFGGWRIVKTMGQKITKLKPVGGFCAETGGAMTLFLATALGVPVSTTHTITGAIVGVGSAKKMSAVRWGVAGNIVWAWIFTIPASAFMAAVAWWIGTLIL; translated from the coding sequence ATGCAGACTCTACACATCAGTATCTACGTCCTGGGCTTTTTGATCCTGCTGGCGCTGCTGTTCGATTTCATGAACGGCTTCCACGATGCCGCCAATGCCATCGCGACAGTCGTTTCGACCGGCGTGCTCAAGCCCCAGAACGCTGTCATGCTGGCGGCGTTCTTCAATTTTGTCGCAATTTTCATTTTCCAGCTGAAGGTGGCTGGCACTGTCGGCAAGGGGACCATCGACCCGATGGTGGTGGACCATTACGTCGTCTTCGGCGCTTTGGTCGGCGCCATCGCCTGGAATGCGCTGACCTGGTACTACGGCATTCCATCGTCGTCGTCGCACGCCCTGATCGGCGGCCTGGTGGGCGCCGCAGTTGCCAAGGCCGGCACCGGTTCGCTGATCGGTTCCGGGCTGGTCAAGACCATCGCCTTCATCGTGCTCTCGCCGCTATTGGGATTCCTCTTCGGCACGATAATGATGATATTGGTGTCATGGCTGTTCGTGCGCAGCACCCCCGGCAAGGTGGACAAGTGGTTTCGCCGCCTGCAGCTGGTCTCGGCTTCGATGTACAGCCTGGGCCATGGCGGCAATGATGCGCAAAAGACCATGGGCATCATCTGGATGCTGCTGATCGCCGCAGGCGTCACCACCGCCGACGAGGCGCTGCCGATGTGGGTCATCGCCAGCTGTTACGTGGCAATCGGCCTGGGTACCCTGTTTGGCGGCTGGCGTATCGTCAAGACCATGGGGCAGAAGATCACGAAGCTCAAACCCGTGGGCGGTTTCTGCGCCGAGACCGGCGGCGCCATGACCTTGTTCCTGGCGACTGCGCTGGGCGTTCCGGTATCCACCACGCACACCATCACCGGCGCCATCGTCGGCGTCGGTTCAGCCAAGAAGATGTCGGCGGTGCGCTGGGGCGTTGCGGGCAATATTGTCTGGGCCTGGATCTTCACGATCCCCGCTTCGGCTTTCATGGCGGCAGTGGCCTGGTGGATCGGCACGCTGATCCTTTGA
- a CDS encoding peroxiredoxin, whose amino-acid sequence MAESPSALTLSVPEFSAPMTGQQTFTLSSYRGKTLVLFFYPKDNTPGCTAESLRFRDLYPQFQAANTEIFGISRDSIRSHDNFKGKLEMPFELISDPDEAVCALFNVMKQKMMYGKQVRGIERSTFIIDAAGKLVKEWRGVKVPGHVDAVLEYVKTLA is encoded by the coding sequence GTGGCAGAAAGCCCATCCGCCCTCACGCTGAGCGTCCCCGAGTTTTCCGCGCCGATGACCGGCCAGCAAACCTTTACCCTGTCCAGTTACCGTGGCAAGACCCTGGTGCTGTTTTTCTATCCGAAAGACAATACGCCCGGATGCACGGCAGAAAGCCTGCGTTTCCGCGATCTCTATCCACAATTCCAGGCAGCCAATACCGAAATTTTCGGCATCAGCCGTGACAGCATCCGCTCGCATGACAATTTCAAGGGCAAGCTGGAAATGCCTTTCGAACTGATTTCCGACCCGGACGAGGCCGTTTGCGCGCTCTTCAACGTCATGAAACAGAAAATGATGTATGGCAAACAGGTGCGCGGTATTGAACGCAGCACATTTATTATTGACGCCGCCGGCAAATTGGTGAAAGAATGGCGTGGAGTGAAAGTCCCCGGACATGTGGACGCAGTACTGGAGTATGTCAAAACGCTTGCCTGA
- a CDS encoding cache domain-containing protein produces the protein MKNRNTLITKPPAGERQFLPRLRLDIHTRLLLVGLVSLLGFIALSGIAMQSMRQQMIEDRVMKIRHMTEVAQKILQWQYQRFQRGEIDEASARKAALNELRALRYGKNEYFFVDDFNCISILLPPFPQWEGRDFTNEVDSNGHYFVQTQRDTALAGGGTIYYKFPKEGSLKSVDKAAYVLPFMPWKWLVGTGIYLDDVDQEIRDIRIRLLTGFGVVALIAGLLLALIASGITRPLKRLTEVIHRLTDRDYTATIEGKERTDEIGDIARALELFKRTGQEFTALQLELRQKEAAASEERAAWLEQQRESAIRLEQSSRLITVGELATSLAHELNQPLAAITNYCRGCVTLLEEGKADRQTMLEPMRKATEQAIRAAKIVTRIRTYLRRSEPSRAPLDLRAIIAEIVELAKFDIQHQDVRIHLEISPSLPPILADRIMIQQVVLNLIRNGISAMQGDGRHGRELTIVTICSGAFVETQVIDQGTGIDEEHREKIFTPFFTTKSNGMGMGLNICRTIIELHGGRLWASANPAGGAIFHFTLPLQEAQT, from the coding sequence ATGAAAAATCGCAATACGCTCATCACGAAGCCGCCGGCCGGCGAGCGGCAATTTCTGCCGCGGCTGCGGCTGGATATCCATACGCGGCTCTTGCTGGTCGGCCTGGTCAGCCTGCTGGGTTTCATCGCCCTGAGCGGCATCGCGATGCAATCGATGCGGCAACAGATGATCGAGGATCGGGTGATGAAGATCCGCCACATGACGGAAGTCGCCCAGAAGATCCTGCAATGGCAGTATCAGCGCTTCCAGCGCGGGGAAATCGATGAGGCCAGCGCCAGGAAGGCCGCCTTGAATGAGCTGCGGGCGCTGCGATACGGTAAAAACGAATACTTTTTCGTCGACGATTTCAATTGCATTTCCATACTGTTGCCGCCTTTCCCGCAGTGGGAAGGCCGTGATTTCACAAATGAAGTCGATAGCAACGGCCACTACTTCGTGCAAACACAGCGCGACACGGCGCTGGCTGGCGGCGGCACCATCTATTACAAGTTTCCCAAGGAAGGCAGTCTCAAGAGCGTGGACAAGGCGGCCTACGTGCTGCCTTTCATGCCCTGGAAATGGCTGGTCGGCACCGGCATCTATCTCGACGACGTCGACCAGGAAATCCGCGACATCCGGATCCGGCTGCTGACCGGCTTTGGCGTCGTTGCGCTGATTGCCGGGTTATTGCTGGCCCTGATCGCCAGTGGGATCACGCGCCCCCTCAAACGCCTGACCGAGGTCATACACCGCCTGACAGACCGCGATTACACCGCGACCATTGAAGGCAAGGAACGCACCGACGAGATTGGCGACATTGCCCGCGCCCTCGAACTCTTCAAGCGGACTGGCCAGGAATTTACAGCGCTGCAACTGGAGCTGCGGCAGAAGGAGGCGGCCGCCAGCGAGGAGCGCGCCGCCTGGCTGGAGCAGCAACGGGAAAGCGCGATCCGCCTGGAACAGTCATCGCGCCTGATTACCGTTGGCGAACTGGCAACCAGCCTGGCACATGAACTGAACCAACCCCTGGCCGCGATCACGAACTACTGTCGTGGCTGCGTCACTTTGCTGGAAGAAGGCAAGGCGGATCGGCAAACCATGCTCGAACCGATGCGCAAGGCAACCGAACAAGCCATCCGGGCAGCCAAAATCGTCACCCGCATCCGGACCTACCTGCGGCGCAGCGAGCCGAGCCGGGCCCCGCTGGATCTGCGGGCGATCATTGCCGAAATCGTGGAACTGGCCAAATTCGATATCCAGCATCAGGACGTGCGCATCCACCTCGAAATTTCCCCTTCCCTGCCGCCGATCCTGGCGGACCGGATCATGATCCAGCAGGTGGTCCTCAACCTCATCCGCAACGGCATCTCAGCCATGCAGGGCGATGGCAGACATGGCAGGGAATTGACCATCGTCACCATCTGCAGCGGCGCATTCGTCGAGACGCAGGTGATCGACCAGGGAACCGGCATCGACGAGGAGCACAGGGAAAAGATTTTCACACCGTTCTTTACGACCAAGTCGAACGGCATGGGGATGGGCCTCAACATCTGCCGCACCATCATCGAACTGCACGGCGGGCGCCTGTGGGCCAGCGCCAACCCGGCGGGCGGCGCCATTTTCCACTTCACTCTTCCTCTCCAAGAAGCGCAGACATGA
- the dmpG gene encoding 4-hydroxy-2-oxovalerate aldolase, with translation MTIKGKKIRLHDMTLRDGMHPKRHLITLEQMKTIASGLDAAGIPLIEVTHGDGLGGSSVNYGFPSHTDEEYLGAVIPLMKQAKVSALLLPGIGTVDHLKMAHELGVSTIRVATHCTEADVSEQHIAMARKLGMDTVGFLMMSHMNSAEGLVTQAKLMESYGANCIYITDSAGHMLPGDVKEKLGAVRQALKPETELGFHGHHNLAMGVANSIAAIEVGATRIDAAAAGLGAGAGNTPMEVLVAVADLMGIETGVDVFKIQDVAEDLVVPIMDFPIRLDRDALTLGYAGVYGSFLLFAKRAEKKYGVPAREILVEMGRRGMVGGQEDMIEDTALTLAKARGIQVQ, from the coding sequence ATGACTATCAAAGGCAAGAAAATCCGTCTGCACGACATGACGCTGCGTGACGGCATGCACCCCAAGCGCCACCTGATCACGCTGGAACAAATGAAGACCATCGCCAGCGGCCTGGATGCCGCCGGCATCCCGCTGATCGAGGTCACCCACGGCGACGGGCTGGGCGGCAGTTCGGTCAACTACGGCTTCCCCTCCCATACGGACGAGGAATATCTCGGCGCAGTGATCCCGCTGATGAAGCAGGCCAAGGTGTCGGCGCTGCTGTTGCCGGGCATCGGCACCGTCGATCACCTGAAGATGGCGCACGAGCTGGGCGTTTCGACGATTCGTGTCGCCACGCACTGCACCGAGGCCGATGTCTCCGAACAGCACATTGCCATGGCTCGCAAGCTGGGCATGGACACGGTCGGCTTTCTGATGATGAGCCACATGAACAGCGCCGAGGGCTTGGTCACCCAGGCGAAGCTGATGGAGAGCTACGGCGCCAACTGCATTTACATCACCGACTCGGCCGGCCACATGCTGCCCGGCGACGTCAAGGAAAAGCTCGGCGCGGTGCGCCAGGCGCTCAAGCCGGAAACCGAGCTCGGCTTCCACGGCCATCACAACCTGGCGATGGGCGTGGCCAACAGCATCGCCGCCATCGAAGTTGGCGCCACCCGCATCGATGCGGCGGCGGCTGGCCTGGGCGCCGGCGCCGGCAACACGCCGATGGAGGTGCTGGTGGCGGTGGCCGACCTGATGGGCATCGAGACCGGGGTCGACGTCTTCAAGATCCAGGACGTGGCCGAAGACCTGGTCGTGCCGATCATGGACTTCCCGATCCGCCTCGACCGCGACGCGCTGACGCTGGGCTACGCCGGCGTGTATGGCTCGTTCCTGCTGTTTGCCAAGCGCGCCGAAAAGAAGTACGGTGTGCCGGCGCGCGAGATCCTGGTCGAAATGGGCCGGCGCGGCATGGTCGGCGGCCAGGAGGATATGATCGAGGATACGGCGCTGACGCTGGCCAAGGCCAGGGGCATTCAGGTTCAATAA
- a CDS encoding response regulator has product MTILDDVQYTIYVVDDDDAFRESLVWLLESHAYQTQAFASAEDFLGICDQVLFGCLLVDMRMPGASGLELHDRLSSGGIQIPTIVMSGHGDLDMAVSAFRKGVVDFLQKPLDDRYLLSRIDHCIATEKENKRRLQSHENVARRLASLTLREKEVFDCILQGMLNKQIADRLGISIKTVEVHRSHVMKKIDATSVMELVKFSLAAGGK; this is encoded by the coding sequence ATGACTATCCTGGACGATGTGCAATACACCATCTATGTCGTTGACGACGACGACGCTTTCCGGGAATCGCTTGTCTGGCTGCTGGAGTCCCATGCTTACCAGACTCAGGCTTTTGCGTCGGCCGAAGACTTCCTGGGCATTTGCGACCAGGTGCTGTTCGGCTGCCTGCTGGTGGATATGCGCATGCCTGGCGCCAGCGGCCTGGAACTCCACGACCGGCTGAGTAGCGGCGGCATCCAGATCCCCACCATCGTCATGAGCGGCCATGGCGATCTCGACATGGCCGTCTCGGCTTTTCGCAAAGGCGTCGTCGACTTCCTGCAAAAACCGCTCGACGACCGCTATCTGCTATCGCGCATCGACCATTGCATTGCCACGGAAAAGGAAAACAAGCGGCGCCTGCAGAGCCATGAGAATGTCGCGCGCCGCCTCGCCAGCCTGACGCTGCGGGAGAAAGAGGTGTTCGACTGCATATTGCAGGGGATGCTCAACAAGCAGATCGCCGACCGGCTGGGAATCAGCATCAAGACAGTCGAAGTGCATCGCAGTCACGTCATGAAAAAAATCGACGCCACATCCGTCATGGAACTTGTCAAATTCAGCCTCGCCGCCGGCGGCAAGTGA
- a CDS encoding GntP family permease yields MDVLVIVLSLTFLVIMAYRGFSVILFAPLAALGAVLFIDPAAIGPVYGAIFMEKLVTFVKNFLPIFLLGAVFGKVIELSGNSKAISAAVINLLGSKRAQLVIVITCALLTYGGVSLNVVVFAVYPFAAEMFRQGNIPKRLIPGTIALGAFTFTMDSFPGSPQVQNIIPTTFFHTDTWAAPWLGTIGGLMIFATGMFYLDSRRRKAAALGEGYGDNHIHEPAAPNPDEKLPNTWIALLPLAMVFGLNYLFGKMIPQLYGDATYTITLAGLAKPIPVTIASNSTIWAVELALIAGIVTVILTSYKTVLPKFSAGSKQAINGALLAVMNSASEYGYGAVMAALPGFIIVAETLRAIPNPLINEAVSITVLAGLTGSAIGGLSIALGAMADNFIAAAHAANIPLEVFHRIASMASGGMDTLPHNGAVITLLTVTGLTHRQSYGDIFAITCIKTVMAGFTIALFYMTGIV; encoded by the coding sequence ATGGATGTACTAGTCATTGTCCTTTCGCTCACCTTCCTCGTCATCATGGCGTATCGGGGGTTCAGCGTCATACTCTTTGCCCCCCTCGCTGCGCTTGGCGCGGTGCTGTTCATCGATCCGGCTGCGATTGGCCCGGTTTACGGCGCCATCTTCATGGAAAAGCTGGTCACCTTCGTCAAGAACTTCCTGCCGATATTTTTGCTGGGCGCCGTTTTCGGCAAGGTGATCGAACTCTCCGGGAATTCGAAAGCGATCAGCGCCGCCGTGATCAACTTGCTGGGCAGCAAACGCGCCCAGCTGGTCATCGTGATCACCTGCGCCCTGCTGACTTATGGCGGCGTATCCCTCAACGTCGTGGTCTTCGCCGTCTATCCGTTCGCGGCAGAGATGTTTAGGCAAGGTAATATTCCGAAGCGCTTGATTCCAGGCACCATCGCTCTCGGCGCCTTTACCTTCACCATGGACTCCTTCCCCGGCAGTCCGCAGGTGCAGAACATCATCCCGACCACATTCTTCCACACCGATACCTGGGCTGCGCCCTGGCTGGGGACCATTGGCGGTTTGATGATTTTCGCCACCGGCATGTTTTATCTCGACTCGCGCCGCCGCAAGGCTGCCGCCCTGGGCGAAGGCTATGGCGACAATCACATCCACGAGCCGGCAGCACCCAACCCCGATGAAAAGCTGCCCAATACGTGGATCGCCTTGCTGCCCCTGGCGATGGTGTTCGGCCTGAATTATCTATTTGGGAAGATGATTCCCCAGCTCTATGGCGACGCGACCTACACCATCACCTTGGCCGGCCTCGCCAAGCCGATTCCGGTGACGATCGCCAGCAACTCGACGATCTGGGCGGTTGAACTGGCGCTGATTGCCGGCATCGTTACCGTCATCCTCACCAGCTATAAAACGGTCTTGCCGAAATTTAGCGCAGGCAGCAAACAGGCGATCAATGGCGCCCTGCTGGCTGTCATGAACAGCGCCTCGGAATACGGCTATGGCGCCGTGATGGCCGCTTTGCCGGGATTTATCATCGTTGCCGAAACCCTGCGCGCGATTCCCAATCCGCTGATCAATGAAGCGGTTTCGATCACCGTCCTGGCCGGGCTGACCGGTTCGGCGATCGGCGGCCTGAGCATCGCGCTTGGGGCGATGGCGGATAACTTCATCGCTGCCGCGCACGCCGCCAACATTCCGCTCGAGGTCTTCCACCGCATTGCCTCGATGGCCAGCGGCGGCATGGATACCCTGCCGCACAATGGTGCGGTGATTACCTTGCTGACGGTGACCGGCCTGACGCACCGCCAGTCGTATGGCGACATCTTTGCCATTACCTGTATCAAGACCGTGATGGCAGGCTTCACGATCGCCCTGTTCTACATGACGGGCATCGTCTGA
- a CDS encoding PhoH family protein, which yields MPLPKLPAKPASLLSPKDYPKLEKGKPAKPLALVETPAIQAVPATKAPVARSKAPAAEKPRATPQQKSVDTRIKSAASRAGDKLGVTKLFVLDTNVLMHDPTSLFRFEEHDVYLPMVTLEELDNHKKGMSEVARNARQVSRYLDALVSGTSEHEIEHGIPLAKLGNKDAKGCLFFQTKLQGGELPESLPIGKGDNQILAVIRALEAEYPARPIVLVSKDINMRIKARALGLPAEEYFNDHVLEDTDLLYSGVMQLPDDFWSKHAKGMESWQENKQGASATFYRLTGPLVPSMLVNQFVFLEPKNGEASFYGQVKQINGKTAVIQTLRDYGHAKNNVWGITARNREQNYALNLLMNPECDFVTLLGQAGTGKTLLALAAGLAQVLETKLYNEIIVTRVTVPVGEDIGFLPGTEEEKMSPWMGAFDDNLEVLNKSDSDAGEWGRAATQDLIRSRIKIKSLNFMRGRTFVNKFLIIDEAQNLTPKQMKTLVTRAGPGTKIICLGNIAQIDTPYLTEGSSGLTYVVDRFKGWQHGGHITLARGERSRLADFASDVL from the coding sequence ATGCCCCTGCCCAAATTGCCGGCCAAACCCGCAAGCCTGTTATCTCCGAAGGATTATCCAAAACTGGAAAAAGGCAAGCCAGCAAAACCGCTGGCCCTTGTAGAAACTCCCGCGATACAAGCAGTCCCCGCCACCAAGGCGCCTGTCGCCCGCAGCAAAGCGCCTGCAGCAGAAAAACCCCGCGCCACACCTCAGCAGAAGTCAGTCGACACCCGCATCAAGTCGGCGGCCAGCCGCGCCGGCGACAAGCTTGGCGTGACCAAGCTGTTCGTGCTCGACACCAACGTGCTCATGCACGACCCGACCTCGCTGTTCCGCTTCGAAGAGCATGACGTCTACCTGCCGATGGTGACGCTGGAAGAACTCGACAACCACAAGAAAGGCATGTCGGAAGTCGCCCGCAATGCGCGCCAGGTATCGCGCTACCTGGATGCCCTGGTCAGCGGCACCAGCGAGCACGAGATCGAACACGGCATTCCGCTCGCCAAGCTGGGCAACAAGGACGCCAAAGGTTGCCTGTTCTTCCAGACCAAGCTGCAGGGCGGCGAATTGCCGGAAAGCCTGCCGATCGGCAAGGGCGACAACCAGATCCTTGCCGTGATCCGCGCGCTGGAAGCCGAATACCCGGCCCGCCCGATCGTGCTGGTGTCGAAAGACATCAACATGCGCATCAAGGCGCGCGCCTTGGGCCTGCCGGCCGAAGAATACTTCAATGACCACGTGCTGGAAGATACCGACCTGCTCTACTCCGGTGTCATGCAGTTGCCGGACGACTTCTGGAGCAAGCACGCCAAGGGCATGGAATCCTGGCAGGAAAACAAGCAAGGCGCCAGCGCGACGTTCTACCGCCTGACCGGCCCGCTCGTGCCTTCCATGCTGGTCAACCAGTTCGTCTTCCTCGAACCGAAGAATGGCGAAGCCTCCTTCTACGGCCAGGTCAAGCAGATCAACGGCAAGACCGCCGTGATCCAGACCCTGCGCGATTACGGCCATGCCAAGAACAATGTCTGGGGCATCACGGCGCGCAACCGCGAGCAGAATTACGCCCTCAACCTCCTGATGAACCCGGAGTGCGACTTCGTCACGCTGCTGGGCCAGGCCGGTACCGGCAAGACCCTGCTGGCGCTCGCCGCCGGCCTGGCGCAGGTGCTGGAAACCAAGCTGTATAACGAAATCATCGTCACCCGCGTCACTGTTCCGGTGGGCGAGGATATCGGCTTCCTGCCTGGCACCGAGGAAGAAAAGATGTCGCCGTGGATGGGCGCCTTCGACGACAACCTCGAAGTCTTGAACAAGTCGGATTCCGACGCCGGCGAATGGGGGCGCGCGGCCACGCAAGACCTGATCCGCTCGCGCATCAAGATCAAGTCGCTCAATTTCATGCGTGGACGCACTTTCGTCAACAAGTTCCTGATCATCGACGAAGCGCAAAACCTGACGCCCAAGCAGATGAAGACGCTCGTTACGCGCGCCGGTCCCGGCACCAAGATCATTTGCCTGGGCAACATCGCGCAGATCGATACGCCTTACCTGACCGAGGGGTCGAGCGGCCTGACCTATGTGGTGGACCGCTTCAAGGGCTGGCAGCATGGCGGCCATATCACCCTGGCGCGCGGTGAACGCTCGCGCCTGGCGGACTTCGCCAGCGACGTGCTGTAA
- a CDS encoding Mth938-like domain-containing protein, which yields MKLHSTDTRQYQTITAYDESGVEINAVYFRHSLVVMPENAPQAWPATSFEALAAAHFDTINAANPDVVILGTGERQRFIHPRLISSLTARRVGVECMDNKAACRTYNILMAEGRRVALALIIEGGQNVSPD from the coding sequence ATGAAGCTCCACTCCACCGACACCCGCCAATACCAGACCATTACCGCCTATGACGAAAGCGGCGTGGAAATCAATGCTGTTTATTTCCGCCACAGCCTGGTCGTGATGCCGGAAAATGCCCCGCAAGCCTGGCCAGCCACCTCTTTCGAGGCGCTCGCCGCGGCGCATTTTGACACGATCAATGCCGCCAATCCCGATGTCGTGATCCTTGGCACCGGCGAACGCCAGCGTTTTATCCATCCCCGGCTGATTTCCTCCCTGACGGCGCGCCGCGTGGGCGTCGAATGCATGGATAACAAGGCTGCCTGCCGCACTTATAATATCCTGATGGCGGAAGGCCGCCGGGTGGCGCTCGCCCTGATCATCGAAGGCGGGCAAAACGTCAGCCCGGATTGA
- a CDS encoding acetaldehyde dehydrogenase (acetylating), translating into MQKIKCALIGPGNIGTDLLAKLLRSPVLEPVWMVGIDPESDGLKRARELGIKTTAEGVDGLLEHVKADGVQIAFDATSAYVHAENSRKLNALGVMMIDLTPAAIGPFCVPPVNLKEQVGQRAMNVNMVTCGGQATIPMVAAISRVQPVAYGEIVATVSSRSVGPGTRKNIDEFTRTTAGAVEKVGGAKKGKAIIIVNPAEPPMIMRDTVHCLTEGEPDQAAITRSIHDMIGEVQKYVPGYKLVNGPVFDGKRVSVYLEVEGLGDYLPKYAGNLDIMTAAAARTAEMFAEAILAGSLKLEPLAD; encoded by the coding sequence ATGCAAAAAATTAAATGTGCCCTGATCGGCCCCGGCAACATCGGCACCGACCTCCTGGCCAAGCTGCTGCGCAGTCCGGTGCTCGAACCCGTATGGATGGTCGGCATCGACCCTGAATCCGACGGTCTCAAGCGCGCCCGCGAACTCGGCATCAAGACCACCGCTGAAGGCGTCGACGGACTGCTGGAACACGTCAAGGCCGATGGCGTACAGATCGCCTTCGACGCCACCAGCGCCTATGTCCATGCCGAAAACAGCCGCAAGCTCAACGCCCTCGGCGTGATGATGATCGATCTCACGCCTGCAGCAATCGGACCGTTTTGCGTACCCCCGGTCAACCTGAAGGAGCAAGTCGGCCAGCGCGCGATGAATGTCAACATGGTTACCTGCGGCGGCCAGGCGACGATCCCGATGGTCGCCGCGATCTCGCGCGTGCAGCCGGTGGCGTACGGCGAGATCGTCGCTACCGTCTCCAGCCGCTCGGTCGGCCCCGGCACGCGCAAGAACATCGATGAATTCACCCGTACCACCGCCGGCGCAGTCGAGAAGGTCGGCGGTGCCAAGAAGGGCAAGGCCATCATCATCGTCAACCCGGCAGAGCCGCCGATGATCATGCGCGACACCGTGCACTGCCTGACCGAGGGCGAGCCCGACCAGGCAGCGATCACCAGGTCGATCCACGACATGATCGGCGAGGTGCAGAAGTATGTGCCTGGCTACAAGCTGGTCAACGGCCCGGTGTTCGACGGCAAGCGCGTCTCGGTCTACCTGGAGGTCGAAGGCCTGGGCGATTACCTGCCCAAGTACGCCGGCAACCTCGACATCATGACGGCCGCTGCCGCGCGCACCGCGGAAATGTTCGCCGAAGCAATCCTGGCCGGTTCGCTCAAGCTCGAACCCCTGGCCGACTGA